The Piliocolobus tephrosceles isolate RC106 chromosome 2, ASM277652v3, whole genome shotgun sequence genome window below encodes:
- the RAP2B gene encoding ras-related protein Rap-2b, whose protein sequence is MREYKVVVLGSGGVGKSALTVQFVTGSFIEKYDPTIEDFYRKEIEVDSSPSVLEILDTAGTEQFASMRDLYIKNGQGFILVYSLVNQQSFQDIKPMRDQIIRVKRYERVPMILVGNKVDLEGEREVSYGEGKALAEEWSCPFMETSAKNKASVDELFAEIVRQMNYAAQPNGDEGCCSACVIL, encoded by the coding sequence ATGAGAGAGTACAAAGTGGTGGTGCTGGGCTCGGGCGGCGTGGGCAAGTCCGCGCTCACGGTGCAGTTCGTGACGGGTTCCTTCATCGAGAAGTACGACCCGACCATCGAAGACTTCTACCGCAAGGAGATTGAGGTGGACTCGTCGCCGTCGGTGCTGGAGATCCTGGATACTGCGGGCACCGAGCAGTTCGCGTCCATGCGGGACCTGTATATCAAGAACGGTCAGGGCTTCATCCTGGTCTACAGCCTCGTCAACCAGCAGAGCTTCCAGGACATCAAGCCCATGCGGGACCAGATCATCCGCGTGAAGCGGTACGAGCGCGTGCCCATGATCCTGGTGGGCAACAAGGTGGACCTGGAGGGCGAGCGCGAGGTCTCGTACGGCGAGGGCAAGGCCCTGGCTGAGGAGTGGAGCTGCCCCTTCATGGAGACGTCGGCCAAAAACAAAGCCTCGGTAGACGAGCTGTTTGCAGAGATCGTGCGGCAGATGAACTACGCGGCGCAGCCCAACGGCGATGAGGGCTGCTGCTCGGCCTGCGTGATCCTCTGA